The Juglans microcarpa x Juglans regia isolate MS1-56 chromosome 8D, Jm3101_v1.0, whole genome shotgun sequence genomic sequence TTAAAAGCATACAACTTCCTTTTCCACGCCAACCCACGtgacattttcctttttctttttttttagagacattttcttattatatccaaacaaattgtacaaattctttttttttttttaaataaaaaaaaaaaaatgtgataccCTATAAGATATGGATAAATATAGATGGTGTATGAGATTCCacattatttagaaataaaaagtttttactctttataaggttccaatagaactccaattgtatcatttataaatcattttagagtataagtcATGTAGTTTAAACCTTCCATTGagacgttacaaatggtataagAGTTTATTCCAatcagaaatgtgggacttgagtcgtGCCACTTATAATGGACATGCTCGATGAGGACGTCAAGAATTTAAGAgaggtagattgtgataccccatgtgatataaataagaataaGTGGTATATGAAATCCCACATtgtttaaaaatgagaaattcttgctctttataaaatttcaataaaattaattatattattaattaattcttttagAATATATACCATATAATTTAGACCTCCCGTTTAGACGTTACATgaactctttctttctttatttgctACCAATCGATATCTCTCGAGAATTCTCAAAATATTCTGTGGTGTAAAATTCTTGCTACTTATCAATACCTTTTCAGAATTACCCAAACAATCATGTGAAAATTGTGTATTGGTTTCAGCTCAAACATCAATTCTCTCTGTCCCCATTGTCTCTTGCCTATTTTCTTAGAATTTCAAAATAcctattatcttttttttctcctcacAAAATATCCCAAGGTCAAAAACAAACATAaggcaaaatggaaaaagaaaagaaaatttttattcattatccTCACATacaacacttatttttattttttttattttttttcttatcaaatgtattatatagatgataagtagaaaaattcaattagtttaaaaataataaaatcaaaaaaataaataaataaaagtgtgGTATCTAGTGTATGGGATGATGAGTAATAAAACTcgaaaaatgttttaagtgtaaCAAACCTAACTAGAATCATTGCAAAGTTCATTTGGCTATTGTCATTAGTATATACTCTTAAGAGCACTTATATCGGTTTCTTCAAAATAGAGTAATCTTAAAATTTGAATGGTTTGTGGTTAAAAATGTTGCATTGGATTCGGTAAACAATCAAAACTCTAACTTTGAGCAACATTGTATTTACTTTTATCTCCATATTTAAAGACGCATTGTTCATGGTCTATTCccattttattacaaaatcacttcttccaactttcaaattaatGTCACCACGGTTTAAGTATTAATCAAGATTAATtgggttgagaaaaaaattagttggaaaaaaataatttaaatatcaaattaaattattaattaacatatagttaacataattgtaaaatatgaaaaaaaataaattaaaaatattattactaaaaaataatattatattataattctgGCTAATccaatgactaatccaatgtggggttatggttaaggaagttttagatttatgaaaaatatgtacattttatcaaattttaaaaatgattttgacaAAGTTAATACCAATGCTCTTGTCTTAGTGTGTCTTtgatatatgttttattaaaaaccatatccattatttttatatttaagtaagAAATTCTCTACATAATTAGTATCAtatcattttgttttgatttaattattttaattagattttcagTTAGCTGCAAACAAATTCGTGGTTTTGACTATGTTGACGAAGAATGATAAATTGAAAACCCAAATACATTTTAACAAAGCATAATTAGATACATGATGTGTAAATTCtacgtattttattttaaaaaaatgtgacctaatatttaaaattagattttttcatgaataatctaaattttctaactttttaaaaaataatactcgagacttacaaattttaaaactgtattatattatatatatatatatatatataacaaagatTTAGTTTGCATTGAATAGATTCACATTTGgaagcaaaaataataataacatttgTTGTCATAGATTATATAagtattgtgtattttttgaaaaaaataaatataaaatttatataaaaaataaattctttaataatatatgatgctttttttaaaaaagagtacaCAATAATGAATAATTAcatcattatcattaattatatgTGTCGCTCCACCGCAACTGATTTTAGTAACCTATCTGCTGCATATACATTCTAAACAAACAGATAATTGAAAATTGAGAAGGCCGAAACAACTTCGGAAAAGTAGTCCTGTTCCGAAAGATCAAAAGCTCGCTCTTTTGAGAGAAGTAAAGTTGACGGAGGCCCCCAACGGCGACGTACCGATTTCGATCTCGAACGAATCATATCGGCGAAACAGCTCCACCACGAGAAGCCGAGATACCAGCACCACGAAGTCCTTTCCGGCGCACTGCTTGTTTCCGACCGTCGGAGTCTCGTTCTCCGGCCCGTTTGACCATAAAACGTGCTTGAGCAATCTCTCACCATCTCCGACGAACCGGTCCGGAACGAACTCTTCGGGTTTGTCGAATATTTTCGGGTCCTTGGTGGCGAATGGCTGGAACCCGAAGATCATTTCGCCTTCCTTGACTTTGAAAGCCGCGTCGTGGCTCTCGATGATGAGGTCACGCTTTGCTCTTCCGTATTGTAGCGGTACTGGAGGTTCGATCCGGAGCGACTCGTACACGACGGACTTCATCAGCGGCATCTGTTCCATGGCGGCCATCGTGACTCTTCCTCCATTGGCTTTAACGACTGATCTGATCTCCTTGGCCAACTGGGTGTGGAGTTTGACCCCAGCTCGGCCGATCAACTTCACCACGTTGGGGAAAAAGATCTTCATGCCTCCGAAGGAGTTAAAGCAAGTGGCAAATACCAAGTTGTGGCAAGCTTCATCTCTGGAAATGCCCAATCTTTCGGCCTCGTCGAGTACGGGCCCGGAGGACTCGTAGAAGAAGTCGTAGAGCTTCTGGTAGTCGGATTTGACCAGAAATGGAGGGAGAGGGAAGGTGTGGATGAGGAGTTCCTCGACTTGCTTTGGGAGGCCGAGTGTGAGCAGAGGGCTGAGCTGGAACAGTATCCACTTCGCGATCAGCGATGGCCCGTTGGTCCCTATCTTGGACTCAGCCGGGTTCGTGCCATACAGTGCACGTGTCAAGAAGTTAAAAGCGGCTTGATCGCTGGGATCTCCGAAAGCGGCTTTCCCGTTGGTGGCGAGCTCCTGCTCAAGTCCCTCGAAGAGCTCGGCGTAGCTGGAATGGAACTCGGGTATGACATGCTCGCGACGGTACTTGAGGAGGAAGAACATGAGGCGCTTGAGCTTCTCGTGACTCGGCTCGGACGGGTCGAGATACGAGAGAATCCGGTAACCACCGGTGAGTTCGGTGGAGGGCATGTATGTTCCAGTGAAAAGGTCTTTCTTTTCAACCTTGGTGACGTCGAACAGCACTGGAAAGCTCTTGCCGTCTAGTAAAACGACGACTCGCGAGTCCGGAGCAATAAAAGGACCGGGTGGCATGTTAGCTCTGAACACCGTTGAACTGTACTTCTGGACGCGTGACTTGAAGAACTCCTCACGACCttggttataaaaataatcaacgCGATCTTTTATCGCCCCAAAGAAAGGGACGCCATAGTTTCCTGGAATTTTACGGATGGGGAGCTCGGCAGGCTCAGGGGGAGGCAGCGTTACCGGAGAAACCGGCACTGGTGGCATCTCAGACACTGACGCAGAGATCGGACCGAAAAAAACTCGACGAGAGGAGGGCTTCGAAGATGACAATCTCCTGGATGACTGAAAGTTTGGATGGAGAGAAGGAAAAGATAGAGAGATAGTGGAAGCCATTGCTGTGGGTATAACTGAATCGTTGAAGGGAATTTGACCAGATCAGGACCTTTGTTGCAGATGTGTTTGTGTTTAAAGAAAAGAGGTAATGGAATAGTAGATCTCCGATTGGTCTGAGATGAAAGTGTGAGGAGACGATccaatatatttatagtaaaatAGGGCATGAGTTGAATGGTGCGGTCTGACTCCCTCTCCCCTTCCACAGcccaaaaaaattgaatattaataGTCCTGAAAAGTGTGCAGCTTTTACTTTTACTATAGTTTTTTGAGTTTTCGGACCTTTAGAATCTCGACCGACGACATTAGTAAAATGACAGGCGTGATTGATTAGAGATCGTGCGTACATATTCGTTTTCAAACCAACGAAATgtacaaagaaaaaaactataaagATTGGGAAACATATAACAAGATAATATGTAGTGACCACTGACCACaactatatattttcatatactCATTACATAAATTCATAGCGGAGGTCAAGCTGAAAAAACTCTACACGTATTgtactctaatttttttattttaatatattgagtAGTGTTGTTcatcagcttttttttttttttttttgttattttaatataaccttgaagataatgaaaaagtattatatttataaagtgATAATCTagtttcgtttgtttttgcatatgaaatgaattgagataaaagttaaaagttgaataaaatattattaaaatatatttttttaatattatttttattttgagattttg encodes the following:
- the LOC121243675 gene encoding allene oxide synthase 1, chloroplastic-like; the protein is MASTISLSFPSLHPNFQSSRRLSSSKPSSRRVFFGPISASVSEMPPVPVSPVTLPPPEPAELPIRKIPGNYGVPFFGAIKDRVDYFYNQGREEFFKSRVQKYSSTVFRANMPPGPFIAPDSRVVVLLDGKSFPVLFDVTKVEKKDLFTGTYMPSTELTGGYRILSYLDPSEPSHEKLKRLMFFLLKYRREHVIPEFHSSYAELFEGLEQELATNGKAAFGDPSDQAAFNFLTRALYGTNPAESKIGTNGPSLIAKWILFQLSPLLTLGLPKQVEELLIHTFPLPPFLVKSDYQKLYDFFYESSGPVLDEAERLGISRDEACHNLVFATCFNSFGGMKIFFPNVVKLIGRAGVKLHTQLAKEIRSVVKANGGRVTMAAMEQMPLMKSVVYESLRIEPPVPLQYGRAKRDLIIESHDAAFKVKEGEMIFGFQPFATKDPKIFDKPEEFVPDRFVGDGERLLKHVLWSNGPENETPTVGNKQCAGKDFVVLVSRLLVVELFRRYDSFEIEIGTSPLGASVNFTSLKRASF